One Oncorhynchus keta strain PuntledgeMale-10-30-2019 chromosome 11, Oket_V2, whole genome shotgun sequence DNA window includes the following coding sequences:
- the LOC118390384 gene encoding LOW QUALITY PROTEIN: ribosomal protein S6 kinase alpha-4-like (The sequence of the model RefSeq protein was modified relative to this genomic sequence to represent the inferred CDS: inserted 1 base in 1 codon), with the protein MSGDGSDSSSSSSSSSSDDSDTGIRRKACTVKHEITNANLTGHSERVGMENFELLKVLGTGAYGKVFLVRKNSGHDEGKLYAMKVLKKAAIVQKAKTAEHTRTERQVLEHIRQSPFLVTLHYAFQTQTKLHLILDYVSGGEMFTHLYQRDHFSEEEVRIYIGEIILALEHLHKLGIVYRDIKLENILLDSEGHLVLTDFGLSKEFLEEEKERTYSFCGTIEYMAPEIIRGKSGHGKSVDWWSLGILMFELLTGASPFTLEGERNSQSEVSKRILRCEPPFPSMIGVVAQDLLRKLLVKDPHKRLGSGPRGAEDIKSHAFFKGLSWSDLAEKKVVSPFKPEIRSELDTGNFAEEFTGMNPVYSPASTPPSTDRLFQGYSFVAPSILFNKNVVMGDFMEGQMGADRPGSATVRRSAMLADSTFFQLYELCLQGAPLGEGSFSVCRKCRHHQSGHEYAVKIISRRMEVNTQREIAALRQCEAHPNIVKLHEVYTDQFHTYLVMELLRGGELLERIKRKKLFGEAEASQLLRSLVSAVGFMHEAGVVHRDLKPENVLFADEGEDSVLKVIDFGFARLCPAGSAPLQTPCFTLQYAAPELFHSTGYDQACDLWSLGVILYTMLSGQVPFQSEQQQRAGMTSSYAADIMHKIKEGDFSLAGEAWKGVSDEAKELVKGLLTVDPERRLKLSALRENSWLQGGAILSSTPLCTPDVLESSGPIVRSYVNATYKAFNKGKREGFFLKSVDNXPLAKRRKLKMTSTGVETRRSSSSSSSSSSSSAASAATTNLKTQPPHQTLPPKLEKS; encoded by the exons CGAACCTCACAGGCCATTCTGAGAGAGTGGGCATGGAGAACTTTGAGCTTCTCAAAGTCTTGGGCACAGGAG ccTACGGGAAAGTGTTTCTGGTCAGGAAGAACAGTGGTCACGATGAAGGGAAGCTGTATGCCATGAAG GTGCTGAAGAAAGCAGCCATCGTTCAGAAGGCGAAGACAGCGGAGCACACgcgtacagagagacaggtgctGGAGCACATCCGCCAGTCCCCGTTCCTGGTCACACTGCACTACGCCTTCCAGACCCAGACCAAGCTCCATCTCATCCTGG ACTATGTGAGCGGAGGGGAGATGTTCACACACTTGTACCAGCGGGATCACTTCTCTGAGGAAGAGGTGCGGATCTACATCGGGGAGATTATCCTGGCACTGGAGCACCTCCACAAG CTCGGCATCGTGTACCGGGACATCAAGTTGGAGAACATCCTATTGGACAGCGAGGGACATTTGGTGCTGACAGATTTTGGGCTCAGCAAAGAGTTCCTTGAGGAGGAG AAGGAAAGGACGTATTCGTTCTGTGGCACCATAGAGTACATGGCTCCAGAGATCATCAGGGGGAAGTCTGGTCATGGAAAG TCAGTAGATTGGTGGAGTTTGGGTATCCTGATGTTTGAATTGCTGACGGGGGCGTCCCCATTCAcactggagggggagaggaactCCCAGAGTGAGGTGTCCAA gcGTATCTTGCGCTGCGAACCGCCGTTCCCCTCTATGATCGGAGTCGTGGCTCAGGACCTGCTGAGGAAGCTGTTGGTTAAAGACCCCCACAAGAGACTAGGCTCTGGACCACGAGGGGCCGAGGACATCAAAAGTCATGCCTTCTTCAAg GGTCTCAGTTGGTCAGACCTTGCTGAGAAGAAGGTAGTCAGCCCATTCAAACCAGAGATCAGGAGTGAGCTGGATACAGGGAACTTTGCTGAGGAGTTCACTGGCATGAATCCTGTCTATTCTCCAGCCAGCACCCCACCAAGCACTGACCGCCTGTTCCAG GGCTACTCCTTCGTTGCTCCCTCCATTCTGTTCAACAAGAACGTGGTGATGGGTGACTTCATGGAGGGCCAGATGGGAGCAGACCGGCCGGGCTCAGCCACTGTCCGTCGCAGTGCTATGTTAGCG GACTCTACGTTCTTCCAGCTGTATGAGCTGTGCCTGCAGGGGGCGCCCCTGGGCGAGGGTAGCTTCTCTGTGTGCAGGAAGTGTCGACACCACCAGAGCGGCCATGAGTACGCCGTCAAGATCATCAGCCGCAG AATGGAAGTAAACACTCAGAGGGAGATTGCTGCCCTCAGGCAGTGTGAGGCTCACCCCAACATCGTCAAACTGCATGAGGTCTACACTGATCAG ttCCATACATACCTGGTGATGGAGCTGCTGCGTGGGGGGGAGCTGCTGGAGAGGATCAAGAGGAAGAAATTGTTTGGGGAGGCAGAGGCCAGTCAGCTTCTCAGGAGCCTGGTGTCAGCAGTCGGCTTCATGCACGAGGCTGGAGTGGTGCACAGAGACCTCAAACCAGAG AATGTGCTGTTTGCAGACGAGGGGGAGGACTCGGTGCTCAAGGTGATAGATTTTGGTTTTGCCCGACTGTGCCCTGCAGGCAGCGCCCCCCTGCAGACTCCCTGCTTTACACTGCAGTACGCTGCTCCTGAGCTCTTCCACAGCACCGGTTACGACCAGGCCTGCGACCTCTGGAGCCTTGGGGTCATCCTG TACACCATGCTGTCAGGACAGGTGCCCTTTCAGAGTGAGCAGCAGCAGCGGGCGGGGATGACCTCATCTTATGCTGCCGACATCATGCATAAGATTAAAGAGGGTGACTTCTCTTTGGCTGGAGAGGCTTGGAAGGGTGTGTCAGACGAGGCTAAAGAGCTTGTGAAAG GGCTGCTGACGGTGGATCCAGAGAGGCGTCTCAAGCTGTCTGCTCTGAGAGAGAACAGCTGGCTGCAGGGCGGGGCCATCTTATCCTCCACCCCCCTCTGCACCCCAGATGTGCTCGAGTCCAGTGGCCCCATCGTCCGCTCCTATGTCAACGCCACCTACAAG GCATTCAacaaggggaagagggagggctTCTTTCTGAAGAGTGTCGACA GCCCCCTTGCAAAGCGACGCAAGCTCAAGATGACAAGTACAGGTGTGGAGACtcgacggagctcctcttcctcctcctcgtcatCATCTTCCTCAGCTGCCTCTGCCGCTACAACAAACCTAAAAACACAGCCACCACACCAAACTCTACCCCCGAAGCTAGAAAAGAGCTAG